In Desulfovulcanus ferrireducens, the DNA window CTACATAAGCTCTATTGGAGATGTGCAGTCCGTTTTTATGGAAGCATTCATAGCCTATACAGCCTACGTCTGCGGTGCCATAACCCTGGCGCATAATCAAATCGAATTTCTTTTCCAAGGTGGTACGCATCTTTTCTGAAAATTTTTCACCGGTAACAAAAGCCACTTCCAGGTACAGGTCTTTACGCAGGTTTAGGCCTTTTTCTTCACCCTTTTGGGCCAGGTGCATAAGGTAGCTGGGAGTACCCACATAGCCTGTTACACGTAACTTCTGCATGATTTCCAATTGTGTATTTGTATTGCCAGGACCGGCAGGAATGGCTGCACAGCCTAAGTTGCGCAGAGGCTCTTCAAACATGAGCCCAGCAGGAGTAAGGTGGTAATTGAAGGTAATCTGGACTATGTCTCCAGTGCGAAAACCAGCGGCGTAAAAACCTTCAGTCCACCCCCAGTAGTTTTCACTGCGGTCTTCGGGATCGAAGATCGGACCGGGAGACATAAAAATGCGTCGCAACTCCCCTAAATCTTTGGTCAAAAGGCCACCCAATCTGGGCCCCATGGACTGTAAGAAGATAAGTTCTTTTTTCTTTAAAATGGGTATGTGCTTGAGATCATTAAGAGTTTTGAATTTATCCACGGAAAATTGGGCACGGTCAAAGCGTTTTTTGACATCTTCCGAATAGCGATAAGCATAATTGAGGAGTTCTTTGAGCTGTAGCTGATAATATTTTTGACGCTCCCCTGAATCTAGAACTTCTTTGCGACTAAGGATTCCTTCTGTACGATCTTTGCGGGTCATGTTCCGCTATCCCCCTTGGACATAAATTTTCACTATACTTAAAATATTGCCTTATAGGCAATGTTGTCAGAAAAATCAAGAGAAGAAATTCGTTGAACTCAGATAAATGTTAAAAGCCTGAGATACTGTTATGTTTAATAATTTTGAATAAAAATTGACGCATATGCAGAGAAAATATAAAAAAGATGAAAAAAACTATGTTAACTCGTAACTCGTAAATTCAGCGGTCTCATCCCTTTGATTTTATTAAGTATATTTAAAATTGCGCGAATGACAGATTGCCTAGGGCTTCGCATCTTGATTGTTAGATTTTGAACTATTTTAATATGTTATATGTAGTAAACTTTATCTAGCCCTGCGAGGTTTAGTTTTTTGCATGCGTTTCCAGGGTTTGGGTTAAGCTTTTGAAATTCTACTAATGGTCATTACACTATCTTAAATTGAGCGATTTTTTTGCAGTTTTAAGTTTGAGATTGCTTCGTCGCTTCGCTCACGCTCGCTCCTCGCAATGACAGGATGTGCGCTATGTCATTGCGAGGGCAGCTTCGTTGCCCGTGGCAATCTCTCTGATTGGGTGAAAATTTCTGGAACAAAATTTACTTTTATTCCAATATGTTTAGTGTAAAAATAAATTAAAAATCGCTCAACTTAGGAGTGTATAAAAACTAAGAAAAATATCTTTTAGGGCTAGGTTTATTAATCAGCACATGCTTGTTAGGAGGATGGCAATGAACCAGGTTTTAATAGTTGAAGACAGCAGGGTGTTTGCTGAAATATTGCGCATAAATGTTGAGAACAAACTTCCGTTTACAGCCAGGATTGCATCCTCCTATGCTGATGCGGTAAAAATTATTGAAAGCCATGCCCAGGATTTTTTCGTTGCCCTCTTAGACATGAACCTGCCAGACGCCCCCAACGGTGAGATTATAGATTATGTTATCTCCCGGAATATTCCATCCATAGTCTTCACGAGTAAGTTTGACGATAGCATCAGGGAGGAAATCTTTTCTAAAAAGGTCGTTGACTATGTCTTAAAGGATAATGTTCAGAGTGTTTCTTACATTATTAATCTTGTTGAGCGTCTGTATAAAAATCAGCATATTAAGGTTTTGATTGTAGATGATTCCGCTACAACGCGTTCAATAATCATAAAACTTTTGCGAAGTTACAGGTTCCAGGTTCTGGATGCGCCCAATGGCCAGGTAGCCCTGGAGCTTTTATCGGAGCATTCGGATGTTAAACTGGTTATTACCGATTATGCCATGCCTGTGATGGATGGGTTTGTGCTGACAGAAAAGATTAGACAAAAATACACCAAAAATGAATTGGCCTTAATCGGAATATCAGGCAGTAAAGGAACAGCTCTTTCAGCACGTTTTTTAAAGCTCGGTGCCAATGATTTCCTGGCCAAACCTTTTTCTAACGAGGAGTTTTATTGCCGTGTAATACAAAATATAGAAACTATAGAGTATATTCAAAAACTAAAAGAATTAAACGAGCTTAAAAATAAGTTTTTGGGTATTGCAGCCCATGATCTGCGCAATCCGATCAATGCTATTTATGGCTTTAGTGAGTTGATTCTTGATGGCCTGGCCGGGCCAGTAAATGAAGAGCAAAAAGAGTATCTGGGTATCATCAATAAGGCCAGCGAGGATATGCTCAATCTCGTCAATGATCTCCTGGATGTGTCCGTTATTGAAAGCGGCAAACTGGAAATTAAAAGGAGACGTGCTTCACTTTATCAGTTGGTTCGGGATCAGCTCA includes these proteins:
- a CDS encoding phenylacetate--CoA ligase family protein, which produces MTRKDRTEGILSRKEVLDSGERQKYYQLQLKELLNYAYRYSEDVKKRFDRAQFSVDKFKTLNDLKHIPILKKKELIFLQSMGPRLGGLLTKDLGELRRIFMSPGPIFDPEDRSENYWGWTEGFYAAGFRTGDIVQITFNYHLTPAGLMFEEPLRNLGCAAIPAGPGNTNTQLEIMQKLRVTGYVGTPSYLMHLAQKGEEKGLNLRKDLYLEVAFVTGEKFSEKMRTTLEKKFDLIMRQGYGTADVGCIGYECFHKNGLHISNRAYVEICHPDTGIPLKEGEVGEIVVTTFNKTYPLIRLATGDLSYIDYSPCPCGRTSPRLGNIVGRVDTTARIKGMFVYPHQVEQVMAAFEEIKRWQIEVTNPGGIDEMTLYIEASSFKREAELLHVFREKIKIRPTLKILAPGTLPPQIRPIEDKRKWD
- a CDS encoding response regulator, with the protein product MNQVLIVEDSRVFAEILRINVENKLPFTARIASSYADAVKIIESHAQDFFVALLDMNLPDAPNGEIIDYVISRNIPSIVFTSKFDDSIREEIFSKKVVDYVLKDNVQSVSYIINLVERLYKNQHIKVLIVDDSATTRSIIIKLLRSYRFQVLDAPNGQVALELLSEHSDVKLVITDYAMPVMDGFVLTEKIRQKYTKNELALIGISGSKGTALSARFLKLGANDFLAKPFSNEEFYCRVIQNIETIEYIQKLKELNELKNKFLGIAAHDLRNPINAIYGFSELILDGLAGPVNEEQKEYLGIINKASEDMLNLVNDLLDVSVIESGKLEIKRRRASLYQLVRDQLKVHKLHAEQKNITIVPNLEQVPDALFDPERMTQVINNLLSNAIKFSPSGEVVIVSLTQEDSAIVFKVKDNGPGISPEDQEKLFGEFQRLSAKPTAGEKSTGLGLAIVKKIVEAHGGQIGVSSSPGQGAEFYVRLPIN